From Vigna unguiculata cultivar IT97K-499-35 chromosome 5, ASM411807v1, whole genome shotgun sequence, the proteins below share one genomic window:
- the LOC114184505 gene encoding probable inactive receptor kinase At2g26730, producing the protein MKRLSTWIAFATFLFLLNTTTCVEYEVKRTLIQFLAQVSGKDGQQNSTLLWKQDADPCNGPWQGVHCDPQNMSIKKLLLDNLNFSGTLDLAMLCNLQPLAASLTYLTLDGNKISGVIASEVGNCKQLTRLHLSGNQLAGHLPSSLAMLNNLKRLDISNNQFSGYLPDLPRISGLSVFLAHNNYLGGTIPAFEFSNFDQFNVSFNNFHGHIPNVHGYFSAESFLGNPELCGDPLPKNCSDQHMPITEAPTSEKPKGASKEQILMYSGYAALGVIIVLFVVLKLCRRKKGEKKVEALNNRVGGGGGGVEKPRNVSSEYKSEVSRSEFSVPSESGVVSQSLVVLSSHAAMELRLEELLGAPAELIGRGKNGSLYKVMLDNGIMVVVKRIKDWTISSHDFKQRMRILSQAKHPHVLPPLAFYCSRQEKLLVYEYQQNGSLFKLLHGSTKALDWSSRLGIAATIAEALAFLHQEVGHHGIVHGNLKSSNILLNKNMEACISECGIMDMDDQRGSPSGTSTDAGALDILKGDVYGFGVIVLELLTGKLVKGNGIDLTDWVQSVVREEWTGEVFDKSLISEYASEERMVNLLQVAIRCINPSPQARPTMNQVALMVNTIKEEEEKSLIYEV; encoded by the exons ATGAAAAGACTTTCTACATGGATAGCATTTGCCACATTCCTTTTCCTCCTAAACACGACCACTTGTGTAGAGTACGAGGTGAAGAGAACACTGATACAATTTCTGGCACAAGTCTCGGGTAAAGATGGCCAACAGAACTCCACTTTGTTATGGAAACAAGACGCTGATCCCTGCAATGGCCCCTGGCAAGGTGTACACTGTGATCCTCAAAACATGTCCATAAAAAAGTTGCTACTTGACAACCTCAATTTCTCAGGAACACTTGATCTTGCTATGCTTTGCAACTTGCAGCCCCTGGCTGCATCTCTCACATATCTTACCCTTGATGGCAACAAAATTAGTGGGGTGATAGCCTCTGAGGTTGGAAATTGTAAACAACTCACTCGCCTGCATCTAAGTGGAAACCAACTTGCTGGACACCTTCCTAGTTCACTTGCTATGCTGAACAATTTGAAGAGATTGGACATTTCAAATAACCAGTTTTCAGGATATTTACCAGACTTGCCTAGAATCTCAGGGCTGAGCGTGTTCCTTGCACACAACAATTACCTCGGAGGAACTATACCTGCTTTTGAGTTCTCTAATTTTGACCAATTCAATGTCTCCTTCAACAATTTCCATGGCCATATTCCAAACGTGCATGGCTATTTCTCTGCTGAAAGCTTTCTTGGTAATCCTGAACTGTGTGGTGATCCACTACCAAAGAATTGCTCTGATCAGCATATGCCTATTACTGAGGCTCCGACATCAGAAAAACCAAAGGGTGCTTCTAAGGAGCAGATTCTTATGTACTCAGGGTATGCTGCATTGGGTGTCATCATTGTCCTTTTCGTAGTCTTAAAGCTGTGTAGAAGAAAGAAGGGAGAGAAAAAAGTTGAAGCATTGAATAATAGGGTagggggtggtggtggtggtgttgaaAAGCCGAGAAATGTTTCAAGTGAATACAAAAGTGAGGTAAGTAGATCTGAGTTTTCAGTCCCTTCTGAAAGTGGGGTGGTTTCACAATCACTGGTGGTTCTTTCGAGCCATGCGGCAATGGAACTGAGATTGGAGGAGTTGTTGGGAGCACCTGCAGAACTGATTGGAAGAGGAAAAAATGGAAGTCTTTATAAGGTGATGCTTGACAATGGGATAATGGTAGTTGTGAAAAGGATCAAGGATTGGACTATTTCAAGCCACGATTTCAAACAGAGAATGCGAATACTGAGCCAAGCAAAGCACCCTCATGTTCTGCCACCACTTGCTTTCTATTGTTCTAGACAAGAGAAGCTTTTGGTGTATGAATATCAGCAGAATGGCAGTTTATTCAAGCTCCTACATG GCAGTACAAAAGCCTTGGACTGGAGCAGCAGACTTGGGATTGCAGCTACAATTGCTGAGGCATTAGCTTTCCTGCACCAAGAGGTAGGCCATCATGGTATTGTTCATGGAAATTTGAAATCCTCCAACATTTTGCTAAACAAGAATATGGAGGCATGCATAAGTGAATGTGGCATTATGGATATGGATGATCAAAGAGGTTCACCTTCTGGCACTTCTACTGATGCTGGTGCATTAGATATCTTAAAGGGAGATGTTTATGGGTTTGGTGTGATTGTTCTTGAACTGCTTACTGGTAAGTTAGTGAAGGGAAATGGGATTGACTTGACTGATTGGGTTCAGTCAGTTGTGAGGGAAGAATGGACAGGTGAAGTCTTTGACAAGTCTCTGATATCAGAGTATGCAAGCGAAGAAAGAATGGTGAATTTGCTTCAAGTGGCTATAAGATGTATCAATCCTTCACCACAGGCAAGGCCAACCATGAACCAAGTTGCTCTCATGGTTAACACTatcaaagaggaagaagaaaaatcatTGATCTATGAAGTGTGA
- the LOC114186077 gene encoding RING-H2 finger protein ATL46-like has translation MNGKWSFDHTHLKMARIQHQIQQKDGYLSYPPPVLPPPSPPIWGAFHKESMSSSSSSSSTPSPPSPSSSGARISPAVLFIIVILAVLFFISGLLHLLVRFLMKNSSSSASSQSNRNHENATSDALQRQLQQLFHLHDSGLDQAFIDGLPVFQYKEIKGLKEPFDCAVCLCEFSEKDKLRLLPMCSHAFHISCIDTWLLSNSSCPLCRGTLLTPGFSLENPVFDFDDLRDDNGEHEFTTRQKTVEIEETVVEKGVFPVRLGKFRRLDVEAEVAAGGETSSNNLDARRCYSMGSYQYVLGKSDLRITLSHDREGRRDAQLLKGTENLERLSVEGDIEAKKITSVCKGESFSVSKIWQWSQKGKFSVSSDTQMNMPSSLITDLPWMRETRRT, from the coding sequence ATGAATGGTAAGTGGTCCTTTGACCATACCCATTTGAAGATGGCTAGGATTCAGCATCAAATCCAACAAAAAGATGGTTACTTGAGCTATCCACCACCGGTTTTGCCTCCCCCTTCACCCCCAATTTGGGGTGCATTCCACAAAGAATCAatgtcttcttcttcatcatcatcatcaactcCCTCACCACCCTCACCTTCATCCTCTGGTGCTAGAATTAGTCCTGCTGTGCTTTTCATCATTGTGATTCTGGCTGTTCTATTTTTCATCTCTGGCCTGCTCCACCTGCTTGTTAGATTTCTCATGAAGAATTCTTCTTCCTCAGCATCTTCCCAATCCAATAGGAACCATGAAAATGCAACCTCTGATGCTCTTCAAAGGCAGCTGCAACAACTGTTCCATCTTCATGATTCTGGTCTGGACCAGGCTTTTATTGATGGACTTCCTGTTTTCCAATACAAGGAGATAAAGGGGTTGAAGGAGCCATTTGATTGTGCTGTTTGTCTCTGTGAGTTTTCTGAAAAGGATAAGCTCAGGTTGCTCCCTATGTGCAGCCATGCCTTTCATATCAGTTGTATAGACACCTGGCTTTTGTCCAATTCCTCATGCCCTCTTTGCAGGGGTACCCTCCTTACTCCTGGCTTTTCCCTTGAAAATCCAGTGTTTGATTTTGATGATTTGAGGGATGATAATGGCGAACATGAATTCACAACTAGGCAGAAAACGGTTGAAATTGAAGAAACTGTAGTAGAGAAGGGGGTTTTCCCTGTGAGACTTGGCAAATTCAGAAGACTTGATGTGGAGGCAGAGGTGGCTGCAGGAGGAGAGACTAGTAGCAATAATTTGGATGCCAGAAGATGTTACTCCATGGGATCTTATCAGTACGTGCTTGGGAAGTCAGACCTCAGAATAACCTTGAGCCATGACCGAGAAGGTCGACGTGATGCACAGTTATTGAAAGGAACAGAAAACTTAGAGAGACTTTCAGTTGAGGGGGATATTGAAGCAAAGAAGATTACAAGTGTGTGTAAAGGTGAGAGCTTTTCTGTTTCCAAAATCTGGCAGTGGTCACAGAAGGGAAAATTTTCCGTTTCTTCTGATACCCAGATGAATATGCCCTCTTCTCTTATCACGGATTTGCCTTGGATGAGAGAAACAAGAAGGACATGA